TGATTGATGCCGCTGGGCTTGCACAGGGTGCTGAGGGCGGCGGTCAGATTGGTCGCGGCGTGGAGGATCACGCCGGCGGCCTCCAGGGCGCGAAGCCGGTCCGACGGGGCGGCACCCGGGGCCGTGATCGCGTACACCGGCACCTCCCCGGCAGTGCGCACAAGGCGACTGGCGAGTGGCAGTCGGGCTGTTCGGTCGAATACCACGCGCGCGGGCATGACCCGCGGCGCCGGCCCGAGGCGTACGGTCAGGTCGGGATCGTCGGCGAGCGCCGTGCCAATCCCCACGGCCACCGCATCGGCCTCGGCCCGCAGGGCATGCACCACTGCCTGACTCTCCGGCCCGGTGAGCCAGGCCCGCTTGCGTGTGGGGCCCGCGATGGCGCCATCGATGGACACCGCCAGCTTGAGGGTCACGAAGGGCAACGAGCCCCCGCGCGCCACATGCAGGAACGGGGCGTTCTGGACCCGCGCCTCGGCCTCGCACACCCCCGATACGACACGAACGCCGGCAGCGGCGAGTCGCTCGAGCCCACCGGCCGCCGCGGGATTGGGGTCGCGGGTGGCGCAGACCATGCGGGCCACGCCGGCGGTGAGCAGCGCCTCCGTGCACGGACCCGTCTTGCCATGGTGGTTGCACGGCTCAAGGGTCACATAGGCCGTCGCCCCACGGGCCCGCTCGCCGGCGGCGGCCAGCGCATGCACTTCAGCGTGCGGGCCACCGTACTCCTGATGCCACCCCTCACCCACGATCTCGCCGCCCTGCACGAGCACGCATCCAACCTTGGGATTGGGCCACACCCGCCCCGCCCCGCGCTGGGCGAGTTCGAGGGCCCGACGCAGGAAGCGCACGTCGTCGGGCGGTGCTCCCGGCGCGTGCGCTTCGTGGCCGGGGGCCGGCCCGATGTCAGAACCGAACCGTGAGTCCAAGCGACCCGAAACGATAGCCTTCGTTGGCGGCGCGGCCGCCGAAGGTGTTGGTGGTCGGATCGGCATCGCCGGCGCCGGACCAGCCAAATTCGGCCACCAGCCGCGCCAGCCCGAGCCCCAGCGACACATTCGCAAAGGCGCTCTTGCGCGTGACCGTGTTGCGCAGCCCGAAGAGCGAGACCAACGCGCGTGTTTGCTGATTGAGCACCGTTTCGTTCACCACCGCCTCCATGCCCGCGGTGTTCTCGATCTGGTCACGCCCCACACCGGCGGCAAATCCGAATATCGTCACGCGCTTGCTGACAACCACCCGCAGGCTGTTCGACGTCGCCGCGAGATTGCGCACGGTGATGGAGTCGTTGCCCGCCGTGTATCCCAACGAGGTGGTGGGCAACCGGCGTCGCATGTAGCTGACGCTCACCCCCGGCACGAGCCACGACTCCTGCAGGGCGCCAACGCGCACGCCATACGACAAGGCCACGCTGGACGTCTGCGGGGCCACCGAGAAGCCGTTCTTGGTGACGTTGGGGAGATAGGTGGCGCCGAGGAGCAGGTCCACCCCGCCGATGTTGGTGAGCCCCGCCGGAACGCCGGTGAAAAGCCCGATCGCGGCGTCTACCGAGGGCACCGGGACCGGCACGCGACTCGCCCCAAAGTTGGAACTGGCGGGACCCGTGAGGCGAATGGGCACCGCCTTGGCCGGCACGCGGCCATCGACGGCCGTGACGCGCAGAGAGAGCGCTCGCTTCCCCCATCCACCAAGGGTGCCGCCCTCCCCGAGCACGGGGTTGCCGCCGGACAACGCCACCCCGACCTGCGGCATGACAAAGGCGAAGAGGTCGCGCGCCTTGACGCACGCGTCCTCCCCGCTGAATCCGCCGAAAGTGGCTGTGGCGCAGTTCCCGGCGGTGGTCTGCGCCCCAAGTTCACGCACGCCCGCGTGCGTTGCCGACACCAGCACCAGTGCGGCAGCCGCAGCCCTGCGTGCGCCTGGCATCAGCTGACCTGCCCATCGAGCCGTACACGGCCGGTGCCGGGCACCACGGTACCCAACTCCCACGCCGCAATACCACACGCCGCAGCGCGCGACGTGATGTGCGACACGTTGTCGGCCGACGTGATGACCACCATGCCCACTCCCATGTTGAAGGCCCGGAACATCTCGAGCGAGGCCACCTGCCCCGCCTCCGCGAGTACCCGGAACTCGCTGGGGACGGTCCACGTGGACGTATGCACGTCGGCATCGAGTGTTTCGGGGAGGGCCCGGTTGAGATTGCCCGGCAGGCCACCACCGGTGATGTGCGCCATGGCGTGGACGTGCCCAAGCACAGGCCGGAGGCACTGCAGATACGAGCGGTGCACCTTGAGCATCACGTCGGCCACGGTGGCGCCGTTCGCGTCAGGGAACACGTCGTGCACGCCGAGCTTGAGTCGATCGCTGATGATGCGACGCGCCAGCGAATAGCCGTTGGTGTGCAGCCCGTTGCCACCGAGCGCCACCAGCACATCGCCCTGCTGCACGCGCGCGCTACCGAGCACGGCGTCTTCTTCGACAATGCCGGTAATGAAGCCGGCAAGGTCATAGTCGGGCGGCGTGTACACGCCGGGCATTTCCGCCGTTTCACCACCGATGAGCGCACAGGCGTTCTCGCGGCAGCCGGCGGCCACACCCGCCACGACGCCTTCCACCACGGGCGGCTCGAGCTTGCCGAACGCCACGTAGTCGAGGAAGTAGAGCGGAACCGCCCCCTGCACGAGAATGTCGTTGGTGCAATGGTTCACCAGGCAGTGCCCGATGGTGTCGTGGCGACCGGCCTCGATGGCGATCTTGATCTTGGTGCCCACGCCATCGGCGCTGGCCACGAGCAGCGGCGCCTTGTACCCCTCGGGCACACGGAACATGCCGCCGAAGCCGCCAAACGCGCCGCGCGCCCCGGCGGTCATGGTGCTGTGGACGAGCTTCGCCAGGCGGTGTTTCGCGTCGTCGGCGGCCTCGATGTCGACGCCGGCGCTGCGGTAGTCGAGCGGCGGCTTGTCCTGTGGGGTACTCATGCGCCGAGCTCCGCGTCGAAGGCCACCAGCTGACGGAACTCGTGCACTCGGCGATCGATGTCGTCACGCGTGATCTCGAGCAGGCGCGCGTTGGAGAACTTCTCCACCGCGAAGGAGCCCATTGCCGATCCCACGACCACCGCGCGGCGCATGCTGTGCTCGCTCAGA
The DNA window shown above is from Gemmatimonas sp. and carries:
- the ribD gene encoding bifunctional diaminohydroxyphosphoribosylaminopyrimidine deaminase/5-amino-6-(5-phosphoribosylamino)uracil reductase RibD — its product is MRFLRRALELAQRGAGRVWPNPKVGCVLVQGGEIVGEGWHQEYGGPHAEVHALAAAGERARGATAYVTLEPCNHHGKTGPCTEALLTAGVARMVCATRDPNPAAAGGLERLAAAGVRVVSGVCEAEARVQNAPFLHVARGGSLPFVTLKLAVSIDGAIAGPTRKRAWLTGPESQAVVHALRAEADAVAVGIGTALADDPDLTVRLGPAPRVMPARVVFDRTARLPLASRLVRTAGEVPVYAITAPGAAPSDRLRALEAAGVILHAATNLTAALSTLCKPSGINHLFVEGGATLASALLAAGLVHHLIIFQAPVILGAGAMPAFAALPGREADEAPRLTVLERRVCGADLMTRYAVSGD
- the purM gene encoding phosphoribosylformylglycinamidine cyclo-ligase, translated to MSTPQDKPPLDYRSAGVDIEAADDAKHRLAKLVHSTMTAGARGAFGGFGGMFRVPEGYKAPLLVASADGVGTKIKIAIEAGRHDTIGHCLVNHCTNDILVQGAVPLYFLDYVAFGKLEPPVVEGVVAGVAAGCRENACALIGGETAEMPGVYTPPDYDLAGFITGIVEEDAVLGSARVQQGDVLVALGGNGLHTNGYSLARRIISDRLKLGVHDVFPDANGATVADVMLKVHRSYLQCLRPVLGHVHAMAHITGGGLPGNLNRALPETLDADVHTSTWTVPSEFRVLAEAGQVASLEMFRAFNMGVGMVVITSADNVSHITSRAAACGIAAWELGTVVPGTGRVRLDGQVS